A genomic window from Pecten maximus chromosome 4, xPecMax1.1, whole genome shotgun sequence includes:
- the LOC117325756 gene encoding disks large-associated protein 5-like isoform X2, which translates to MDMRDAYKIKSSTIDAKKLRLNRRSIDWKNNRQEEANKGRNIQNLSPLQELSPNVKSKLTYEGKTPTKGNTAKDGGRKRNIRNQDDMKREFTKWKKEKELKKKLEKQKQLQKPSFKVFHVAHSDTNLYKNSKKGNQICSVAGYVSTLTKMKPSKPVAVESIASTKKKAGNTMTKKSETPNPTPKVVAPAPISGRVTRSQNASKETKSARIQSNTNRPSTRSTKTTQKQKASGSSKPSLPKKSANEKKVTGRDKPQNLNLEKVSTFRGLSFAPDDFTFSAPSNISTFEFKPLSPASTARFLYPATTSFIGTDPKRCSTPKSHSSEDSKLYTEDCSVNLADVSNTNIPSLSADGEMCDDTVTLTKIAERKTIATADFSHLSETRRVTRSLRQSILETQSATPTTEVHGQTSNVNSTKTSEENIIKTSFNSSVQEETKHIDGVMSSAPREPTMVKESSTPLDSQKEGKSIPKRITRSLRRSLCLSPPSEALDSPKKVFTPRNKSEQASRPVIATEEVVNTKPLEDEVFSDSPTREGIVKGNVNQTPDRRNTRRTMSNFATFVPPSSDCLVMSASRSKRKRRKTQHDRPVNPKSPEEWVNLLKSSPMVEMNRRTPKTKTFEPLLALDLDMDFDEETIQKTGDTSAVTSEAADAASTPLGSADMSSATSTSTDMNKDESEPSPTKSHSESASCEGLPSSQTQEISSKPEEHNVQYFRQLMSTESSVFNGYCSKWEEIMKSTQDLNEEVEGQIRTCIGQAQLLMSQRFKQFTGLVDNCEFGSGEKETTLSDLQGFWDMIYYQVEDVHTKFADLDKLKANNWVDDKPKVQKKILKKKTAVKPAVKRPAVASKFAAFRAQMKKKQTVPDILCHEEPAVTFDGGFFKVSSPERTRKFHCEAGSPQRKVSTSSAEKEKAQESKKTPLLEVVSSGVDSLGLTSLRTPSRKSYVPVNPSPLLRDITPQVTSKGQPARHSLSKRLRSGVDAEPALNNKENDMDDVFSSDNSVKSTETPLEKSTTVTPKSKITPRRSLRSRRSLCDVSSPSTVQETDNNDFFKYLQPSSADLSKAPCSTSVLDNDGDCWDLSTAFSDTETTDRVKGSPSIPKQRTSSLKQLPSSQRRRSTRRSVHFSTSTTIEHTLEDIKDVPGRVGDDMLIFTPPGQKSLMSLEDDISSSITQNAGATPACRNSRPSLLFTPPQDTSPLTTTNTTMCTEIPTDILISFTP; encoded by the exons ATGGATATGAGAGATGCCTATAAAATCAAATCATCAACGATTGACGCCAAGAAGTTACGTCTTAACAGAAGGTCAATAGATTGGAAAAACAATCGTCAAGAAGAAGCAAATAAAGgcagaaatattcaaaatctttCGCCTCTGCAAGAACTCAGCCCCAACGTGAAGTCGAAGTTAACTTACGAAGGGAAAACACCAACAAAGGGGAACACAGCAAAAG ATGGTGGTAGGAAAAGGAACATCAGGAATCAAGATGACATGAAGCGAGAATTTACAAAATGGAAGAaagaaaaggaattaaaaaagaaattggaAAAACAAAAGCAACTCCAAAAGCCGTCCTTTAAAGTTTTTCATGTGGCTCATAGCGATACAAATTTATACAAGAATTCAAAGAAAGGGAATCAAATTTGTTCTGTTGCAGGATATGTTTCAACACTTACTAAAATG aAACCATCGAAACCAGTAGCTGTGGAAAGTATTGCTTCTACCAAGAAAAAGGCTGGAAACACAATGACCAAAAAATCTGAG ACACCTAATCCAACACCGAAGGTTGTGGCCCCTGCTCCTATATCAGGACGAGTTACTCGATCACAAAATGCTTCCAAAGAAACCAAAAGTGCCAGAATACAATCCAATACAAACAGGCCATCAACAAGAAGCACCAAGACTACTCAAAAACAGAAAGCATCAG GTTCTTCCAAACCTTCTCTGCCAAAAAAGTCTGCTAATGAAAAGAAGGTCACTGGGAGAGATAAACCACAAAATCTGAATTTGGAGAAGGTGTCAACTTTCAGGGGTCTCTCCTTTGCCCCAGATGATTTTACATTTAGTGCTCCATCCAACATCTCCACCTTTGAGTTTAAACCTTTGAGTCCTGCCAGCACTGCTCGCTTCCTGTACCCAGCCACCACATCTTTCATTGGCACTGATCCTAAAAG ATGCTCTACCCCAAAGTCACATTCATCAGAAG ACTCCAAACTGTATACAGAGGATTGTTCAGTGAACCTGGCTGATGTCTCCAATACCAACATTCCTAGTCTGTCGGCTGATGGAGAGATGTGTGATGATACAGTTACCCTAACAAAGATTGCTGAGAGGAAAACTATTGCAACAGCAGATTTCAGTCATTTAAGTGAAACAAGGCGAGTCACCCGTAGTCTCAGACAGTCAATTTTGGAAACTCAATCTGCCACACCAACAACTGAAGTCCATGGACAGACAAGTAATGTAAACTCCACCAAGACTTCGGAGGAAAACATAATTAAGACCTCTTTTAATTCAAGTGTACAAGAGGAGACAAAACACattgatggtgtgatgtcttCTGCTCCTAGAGAACCGACAATGGTGAAGGAATCCTCGACTCCACTGGACTCACAGAAAGAAGGAAAATCTATTCCAAAGAGAATAACACGAAGTCTGAGGCGCTCGCTTTGTCTGTCTCCTCCATCAGAGGCTCTTGACTCTCCAAAGAAGGTGTTCACGCCAAGAAATAAAAGTGAACAAGCTAGTAGACCTGTGATTGCAACTGAAGAAGTAGTGAACACTAAGCCTCTGGAAGATGAAGTGTTCTCAGATTCACCAACAAGAGAAGGCATTGTTAAGGGCAATGTCAACCAAACACCCGACAGAAGAAATACCAGACGAACCATGAGCAACTTTGCGACATTCGTACCACCTAGTAGTGACTGCCTGGTGATGTCAGCATCTCGTAGCAAGAGAAAGAGGAGGAAGACACAGCATGATCGTCCAGTCAACCCAAAGAGTCCAGAAGAATG GGTCAACCTACTGAAAAGCAGTCCTATGGTGGAGATGAACAGAAGGACACCAAAGACAAAAACGTTTG AACCTCTGCTGGCACTAGACTTGGATATGGATTTTGATGAAGAGACAATACAGAAGACAGGTGACACGTCAGCAGTAACCTCAGAAGCTGCTGATGCTGCCAGTACACCACTTGGGTCAGCAGATATGTCCAGTGCTACATCTACTTCAACGGATATGAACAAAGATGAGTCTGAACCGTCTCCTACAAAGTCCCACTCAGAATCTGCTTCATGTGAAGGACTCCCCTCATCACAAACACAAG AAATATCATCTAAACCAGAGGAGCACAATGTGCAGTATTTCAGACAGCTGATGTCTACAGAAAGCAGTGTCTTCAATGGATACTGTTCAAAGTGGGAAGAAATCATGAAATCCACTCAAGATTTAAATGAAGAag TGGAGGGTCAAATAAGGACTTGTATTGGCCAGGCCCAGTTGTTGATGTCACAACGATTTAAGCAGTTCACAGGTCTGGTGGACAACTGTGAATTTGGCAGTGGTGAGAAGGAGACAACATTATCAGATCTCCAGGGATTCTGGGACATGATCTACTACCAG GTGGAAGATGTCCATACCAAGTTTGCTGACCTAGACAAACTGAAGGCTAATAACTGGGTGGATGATAAACCTAAAGTCCAGAAAAAAATTCTAAAG AAAAAAACTGCTGTAAAACCGGCTGTAAAGCGTCCTGCTGTTGCATCTAAATTTGCGGCTTTCCGTGCTCAAATGAAGAAGAAGCAAACTGTCCCAGACATTCTTTGCCATGAAGAACCAGCTGTTACCTTTGATGGCGGATTTTTTAAAGTTTCCAGTCCTGAAAGGACTCGAAAATTCCATTGTGAAG cGGGTTCTCCTCAAAGGAAGGTTTCAACCTCTTCTGCGGAGAAAGAGAAGGCCCAAGAATCTAAGAAAACTCCACTTTTGGAAGTTGTGTCTTCAGGTGTTGACAGTTTGGGACTCACAAGTCTGCGAACACCTAGCAGGAAATCGTATGTGCCAGTAAACCCCAGTCCATTGTTGCGAGACATCACTCCTCAGGTCACCAGTAAGGGCCAGCCTGCACGCCACTCCTTATCCAAAAGGCTGCGTTCGGGTGTAGATGCTGAACCAGCCTTGAATAACAAGGAAAATGATATGGATGATGTTTTCAGCAGTGACAATTCAGTAAAATCAACTGAAACTCCATTAGAAAAAAGTACAACTGTAACACCCAAGTCAAAGATTACACCAAG GAGGTCCTTGCGATCAAGAAGATCACTATGTGATGTGTCGTCACCTTCCACAGTTCAGGAAACAGATAACAATGATTTCTTCAAATATCTCCAGCCAAGCAGTGCTGATTTATCCAAAGCTCCTTGCAGCACTAGCGTTTTGGACAATGATGGCGATTGCTGGGACCTGTCTACTGCTTTTTCTGATACTGAAACTACAG ATCGTGTGAAAGGTTCACCAAGTATACCAAAGCAACGCACATCCAGTCTGAAACAATTGCCATCATCACAGCGCCGTCGCTCAACCAGACGCAGTGTGCATTTCTCCACTTCTACGACAATAGAACATACACTCGAAGACATTAAAGATG TGCCGGGGAGAGTTGGTGATGACATGTTGATCTTCACTCCACCTGGACAGAAGTCTTTAATGTCACTGGAGGATGATATCAGCAGCTCCATTACTCAAAATGCTGGCGCTACACCTGCCTGTCGGAATTCA AGACCAAGTCTGTTGTTCACACCTCCCCAGGACACCTCACCACTGACCACCACCAACACAACAATGTGCACAGAGATTCCGACAGACATTCTCATATCATTCACACCTTGA
- the LOC117325756 gene encoding disks large-associated protein 5-like isoform X1 codes for MDMRDAYKIKSSTIDAKKLRLNRRSIDWKNNRQEEANKGRNIQNLSPLQELSPNVKSKLTYEGKTPTKGNTAKDGGRKRNIRNQDDMKREFTKWKKEKELKKKLEKQKQLQKPSFKVFHVAHSDTNLYKNSKKGNQICSVAGYVSTLTKMKPSKPVAVESIASTKKKAGNTMTKKSETPNPTPKVVAPAPISGRVTRSQNASKETKSARIQSNTNRPSTRSTKTTQKQKASGSSKPSLPKKSANEKKVTGRDKPQNLNLEKVSTFRGLSFAPDDFTFSAPSNISTFEFKPLSPASTARFLYPATTSFIGTDPKRCSTPKSHSSEDSKLYTEDCSVNLADVSNTNIPSLSADGEMCDDTVTLTKIAERKTIATADFSHLSETRRVTRSLRQSILETQSATPTTEVHGQTSNVNSTKTSEENIIKTSFNSSVQEETKHIDGVMSSAPREPTMVKESSTPLDSQKEGKSIPKRITRSLRRSLCLSPPSEALDSPKKVFTPRNKSEQASRPVIATEEVVNTKPLEDEVFSDSPTREGIVKGNVNQTPDRRNTRRTMSNFATFVPPSSDCLVMSASRSKRKRRKTQHDRPVNPKSPEEWVNLLKSSPMVEMNRRTPKTKTFEPLLALDLDMDFDEETIQKTGDTSAVTSEAADAASTPLGSADMSSATSTSTDMNKDESEPSPTKSHSESASCEGLPSSQTQEEISSKPEEHNVQYFRQLMSTESSVFNGYCSKWEEIMKSTQDLNEEVEGQIRTCIGQAQLLMSQRFKQFTGLVDNCEFGSGEKETTLSDLQGFWDMIYYQVEDVHTKFADLDKLKANNWVDDKPKVQKKILKKKTAVKPAVKRPAVASKFAAFRAQMKKKQTVPDILCHEEPAVTFDGGFFKVSSPERTRKFHCEAGSPQRKVSTSSAEKEKAQESKKTPLLEVVSSGVDSLGLTSLRTPSRKSYVPVNPSPLLRDITPQVTSKGQPARHSLSKRLRSGVDAEPALNNKENDMDDVFSSDNSVKSTETPLEKSTTVTPKSKITPRRSLRSRRSLCDVSSPSTVQETDNNDFFKYLQPSSADLSKAPCSTSVLDNDGDCWDLSTAFSDTETTDRVKGSPSIPKQRTSSLKQLPSSQRRRSTRRSVHFSTSTTIEHTLEDIKDVPGRVGDDMLIFTPPGQKSLMSLEDDISSSITQNAGATPACRNSRPSLLFTPPQDTSPLTTTNTTMCTEIPTDILISFTP; via the exons ATGGATATGAGAGATGCCTATAAAATCAAATCATCAACGATTGACGCCAAGAAGTTACGTCTTAACAGAAGGTCAATAGATTGGAAAAACAATCGTCAAGAAGAAGCAAATAAAGgcagaaatattcaaaatctttCGCCTCTGCAAGAACTCAGCCCCAACGTGAAGTCGAAGTTAACTTACGAAGGGAAAACACCAACAAAGGGGAACACAGCAAAAG ATGGTGGTAGGAAAAGGAACATCAGGAATCAAGATGACATGAAGCGAGAATTTACAAAATGGAAGAaagaaaaggaattaaaaaagaaattggaAAAACAAAAGCAACTCCAAAAGCCGTCCTTTAAAGTTTTTCATGTGGCTCATAGCGATACAAATTTATACAAGAATTCAAAGAAAGGGAATCAAATTTGTTCTGTTGCAGGATATGTTTCAACACTTACTAAAATG aAACCATCGAAACCAGTAGCTGTGGAAAGTATTGCTTCTACCAAGAAAAAGGCTGGAAACACAATGACCAAAAAATCTGAG ACACCTAATCCAACACCGAAGGTTGTGGCCCCTGCTCCTATATCAGGACGAGTTACTCGATCACAAAATGCTTCCAAAGAAACCAAAAGTGCCAGAATACAATCCAATACAAACAGGCCATCAACAAGAAGCACCAAGACTACTCAAAAACAGAAAGCATCAG GTTCTTCCAAACCTTCTCTGCCAAAAAAGTCTGCTAATGAAAAGAAGGTCACTGGGAGAGATAAACCACAAAATCTGAATTTGGAGAAGGTGTCAACTTTCAGGGGTCTCTCCTTTGCCCCAGATGATTTTACATTTAGTGCTCCATCCAACATCTCCACCTTTGAGTTTAAACCTTTGAGTCCTGCCAGCACTGCTCGCTTCCTGTACCCAGCCACCACATCTTTCATTGGCACTGATCCTAAAAG ATGCTCTACCCCAAAGTCACATTCATCAGAAG ACTCCAAACTGTATACAGAGGATTGTTCAGTGAACCTGGCTGATGTCTCCAATACCAACATTCCTAGTCTGTCGGCTGATGGAGAGATGTGTGATGATACAGTTACCCTAACAAAGATTGCTGAGAGGAAAACTATTGCAACAGCAGATTTCAGTCATTTAAGTGAAACAAGGCGAGTCACCCGTAGTCTCAGACAGTCAATTTTGGAAACTCAATCTGCCACACCAACAACTGAAGTCCATGGACAGACAAGTAATGTAAACTCCACCAAGACTTCGGAGGAAAACATAATTAAGACCTCTTTTAATTCAAGTGTACAAGAGGAGACAAAACACattgatggtgtgatgtcttCTGCTCCTAGAGAACCGACAATGGTGAAGGAATCCTCGACTCCACTGGACTCACAGAAAGAAGGAAAATCTATTCCAAAGAGAATAACACGAAGTCTGAGGCGCTCGCTTTGTCTGTCTCCTCCATCAGAGGCTCTTGACTCTCCAAAGAAGGTGTTCACGCCAAGAAATAAAAGTGAACAAGCTAGTAGACCTGTGATTGCAACTGAAGAAGTAGTGAACACTAAGCCTCTGGAAGATGAAGTGTTCTCAGATTCACCAACAAGAGAAGGCATTGTTAAGGGCAATGTCAACCAAACACCCGACAGAAGAAATACCAGACGAACCATGAGCAACTTTGCGACATTCGTACCACCTAGTAGTGACTGCCTGGTGATGTCAGCATCTCGTAGCAAGAGAAAGAGGAGGAAGACACAGCATGATCGTCCAGTCAACCCAAAGAGTCCAGAAGAATG GGTCAACCTACTGAAAAGCAGTCCTATGGTGGAGATGAACAGAAGGACACCAAAGACAAAAACGTTTG AACCTCTGCTGGCACTAGACTTGGATATGGATTTTGATGAAGAGACAATACAGAAGACAGGTGACACGTCAGCAGTAACCTCAGAAGCTGCTGATGCTGCCAGTACACCACTTGGGTCAGCAGATATGTCCAGTGCTACATCTACTTCAACGGATATGAACAAAGATGAGTCTGAACCGTCTCCTACAAAGTCCCACTCAGAATCTGCTTCATGTGAAGGACTCCCCTCATCACAAACACAAG AAGAAATATCATCTAAACCAGAGGAGCACAATGTGCAGTATTTCAGACAGCTGATGTCTACAGAAAGCAGTGTCTTCAATGGATACTGTTCAAAGTGGGAAGAAATCATGAAATCCACTCAAGATTTAAATGAAGAag TGGAGGGTCAAATAAGGACTTGTATTGGCCAGGCCCAGTTGTTGATGTCACAACGATTTAAGCAGTTCACAGGTCTGGTGGACAACTGTGAATTTGGCAGTGGTGAGAAGGAGACAACATTATCAGATCTCCAGGGATTCTGGGACATGATCTACTACCAG GTGGAAGATGTCCATACCAAGTTTGCTGACCTAGACAAACTGAAGGCTAATAACTGGGTGGATGATAAACCTAAAGTCCAGAAAAAAATTCTAAAG AAAAAAACTGCTGTAAAACCGGCTGTAAAGCGTCCTGCTGTTGCATCTAAATTTGCGGCTTTCCGTGCTCAAATGAAGAAGAAGCAAACTGTCCCAGACATTCTTTGCCATGAAGAACCAGCTGTTACCTTTGATGGCGGATTTTTTAAAGTTTCCAGTCCTGAAAGGACTCGAAAATTCCATTGTGAAG cGGGTTCTCCTCAAAGGAAGGTTTCAACCTCTTCTGCGGAGAAAGAGAAGGCCCAAGAATCTAAGAAAACTCCACTTTTGGAAGTTGTGTCTTCAGGTGTTGACAGTTTGGGACTCACAAGTCTGCGAACACCTAGCAGGAAATCGTATGTGCCAGTAAACCCCAGTCCATTGTTGCGAGACATCACTCCTCAGGTCACCAGTAAGGGCCAGCCTGCACGCCACTCCTTATCCAAAAGGCTGCGTTCGGGTGTAGATGCTGAACCAGCCTTGAATAACAAGGAAAATGATATGGATGATGTTTTCAGCAGTGACAATTCAGTAAAATCAACTGAAACTCCATTAGAAAAAAGTACAACTGTAACACCCAAGTCAAAGATTACACCAAG GAGGTCCTTGCGATCAAGAAGATCACTATGTGATGTGTCGTCACCTTCCACAGTTCAGGAAACAGATAACAATGATTTCTTCAAATATCTCCAGCCAAGCAGTGCTGATTTATCCAAAGCTCCTTGCAGCACTAGCGTTTTGGACAATGATGGCGATTGCTGGGACCTGTCTACTGCTTTTTCTGATACTGAAACTACAG ATCGTGTGAAAGGTTCACCAAGTATACCAAAGCAACGCACATCCAGTCTGAAACAATTGCCATCATCACAGCGCCGTCGCTCAACCAGACGCAGTGTGCATTTCTCCACTTCTACGACAATAGAACATACACTCGAAGACATTAAAGATG TGCCGGGGAGAGTTGGTGATGACATGTTGATCTTCACTCCACCTGGACAGAAGTCTTTAATGTCACTGGAGGATGATATCAGCAGCTCCATTACTCAAAATGCTGGCGCTACACCTGCCTGTCGGAATTCA AGACCAAGTCTGTTGTTCACACCTCCCCAGGACACCTCACCACTGACCACCACCAACACAACAATGTGCACAGAGATTCCGACAGACATTCTCATATCATTCACACCTTGA
- the LOC117325757 gene encoding putative dioxygenase Mb0100 translates to MKLGKVVSNIKLAEVTCQEVINSIRADVHKHKLLIFKNQGVISGDKHVEVSKWLGELESTFYKHPKSPHPDVFRVSNDECEGCTRVGRTGWHIDGSFMAQPFSYSIYHMVSIPKRGDTAFVSLSDLIDSLSPEKRARWDRLWMVSDRRETVGKPLIYSHPVTKTPTLCFHLGMTEGFVMDKGTEDERHTTDMETIGILKDIHQEIVKDNRRLVYSHKWEEGDFIISDNLAVGHEATPETQYPVSEVGLRILHRTTVKGTTFPSKF, encoded by the exons ATGAAACTTGGTAAAGTTGTATCCAACATTAAATTAGCGGAAGTAACATGCCAGGAAGTTATTAACAGTATTCGCGCTGACGTACATAAACACAAATtacttatttttaaaaatcaggGCGTTATCAGTGGTGACAAGCACGTGGAAGTTAGTAAATGGTTAGGAGAGTTGGAGTCGACGTTTTACAAGCATCCGAAGTCTCCTCATCCCGACGTTTTCAGAGTATCTAACGATGAGTGCGAGGGCTGCACGCGGGTTGGACGCACTGGCTGGCACATCGATGGCAGCTTCATGGCTCAACCATTCTCATACTCCATCTATCATATGGTGTCCATACCAAAACGTGGAGATACAG CTTTTGTGTCATTGTCGGACTTAATTGACAGTCTGTCACCAGAGAAACGGGCACGCTGGGACAGGCTATGGATGGTTAGCGACCGTAGGGAGACTGTCGGAAAACCTCTCATTTACTCCCACCCAGTCACCAAAACACCT ACACTGTGTTTCCATCTGGGTATGACCGAGGGGTTTGTTATGGACAAAGGTACAGAAGACGAACGACACACCACTGACATGGAGACAATAGGGATTCTGAAGGACATACACCAGGAAATTGTCAAGGACAATCGCCGTCTCGTTTATTCTCACAAG TGGGAGGAGGGAGATTTCATCATATCGGATAACTTGGCTGTAGGTCACGAGGCTACCCCCGAGACACAGTACCCAGTGTCCGAGGTTGGGCTTCGCATTCTCCATCGAACCACAGTGAAGGGCACTACATTTCCATCGAAGTTCTGA